In Finegoldia magna ATCC 53516, a genomic segment contains:
- a CDS encoding Asp23/Gls24 family envelope stress response protein, giving the protein MMEEKKYNEVNKVNEEKAEKEKEQKHESKLTFDNSVVQKIAAIAVREVPGVLDMEGGFFSGIQETFGGYDATKGIEAEVGEKEAAIDVSVILEYGVSAVKVFQQLQEVVKQSVKKMTGLDVVEVNCKVVDVMTRKEFNLKNKKEEENKSGLK; this is encoded by the coding sequence ATGATGGAAGAAAAAAAATACAACGAAGTAAATAAGGTAAATGAAGAAAAAGCTGAAAAAGAAAAAGAACAAAAACACGAATCAAAATTAACTTTTGATAACTCTGTAGTACAAAAAATAGCTGCAATAGCAGTTAGAGAAGTACCTGGTGTTTTAGATATGGAAGGTGGATTCTTCTCAGGAATTCAAGAAACTTTCGGTGGATATGATGCTACAAAAGGTATAGAAGCAGAAGTTGGCGAAAAAGAAGCTGCAATTGATGTATCTGTAATATTAGAATACGGCGTATCAGCTGTTAAAGTATTCCAACAACTACAAGAAGTTGTAAAACAAAGTGTAAAGAAAATGACTGGATTAGATGTTGTTGAAGTTAACTGCAAAGTAGTTGATGTTATGACTAGAAAAGAATTCAACTTAAAAAACAAAAAAGAAGAAGAAAATAAAAGCGGATTAAAATAA
- a CDS encoding IS3 family transposase (programmed frameshift) encodes MTKYSTEIKMKVVRAYLNNEGGYKFLAKKYGISSASIVERWINSYKTQGYEGLKISRKNNSYSFEFKKNVVKLYLTGEMSYQELSNQFKINNPSIIARWVIDFRNQGLDGLIPKKRGRTSSMTKYKNKNKEQVKKEYSKEEIDEIAELKDKLYWAQMEIDFLKKKMELEDEEDQKERMARIIDSLREKYLLKDLLSYLKFPKSTYMYWKKRFDRKNKDEAFENQIKKIRKDNPNYGYRRIHAMLRRIGLVINKKKVQRLIQKLKLQVTNFARKSRKYYSYKGTVGKVALNRIKRRFNTSVVYQKITTDTSEFKYYETDKSGNMQVKKLYLNPFLDMFNGEIISYSITTSPSLEVIITPLEEAIEKTSDCKYKRIFHSDQGWAYQLKQYTNRLESDGILQSMSRKGNCLDNSPMENFFGILKQEIYYGRTFKSFNELKKAIKEYIKYYNEDRIKEKLGYLSPVEYRKLNAA; translated from the exons ATGACAAAATATAGTACAGAAATTAAGATGAAAGTGGTTAGAGCATACCTAAATAACGAAGGAGGATATAAATTTTTAGCTAAAAAATATGGTATAAGTTCGGCATCAATAGTTGAAAGATGGATTAATTCATACAAAACACAAGGATATGAAGGCTTAAAAATTTCTAGAAAAAATAATAGTTACTCTTTCGAATTTAAGAAAAATGTAGTAAAGTTGTACTTAACAGGAGAAATGTCCTATCAAGAACTTTCTAATCAATTTAAAATTAATAATCCCTCGATCATTGCTAGATGGGTAATTGATTTTAGAAATCAAGGACTTGATGGACTTATACCTAAAAAGAGAGGAAGAACTTCAAGTATGACTAAATATAAAAATAAAAATAAAGAACAAGTAAAGAAAGAATATTCTAAGGAAGAAATAGATGAAATTGCTGAACTTAAAGATAAGCTTTACTGGGCACAAATGGAAATAGATTTTCTAAAAAAAAAGATGGAATTAGAGGACGAGGAAGATCAGAAA GAGAGAATGGCTAGAATAATTGACTCATTAAGAGAAAAATATCTATTAAAAGATTTGCTTAGCTATTTAAAATTCCCTAAGTCAACATACATGTATTGGAAAAAAAGATTTGACAGAAAAAATAAAGATGAAGCCTTTGAGAATCAAATCAAGAAAATAAGAAAAGATAATCCAAACTATGGATACAGAAGAATACATGCAATGCTTAGAAGAATTGGTCTTGTAATAAACAAGAAAAAAGTTCAAAGACTGATACAGAAGCTTAAACTTCAAGTAACAAACTTTGCACGTAAATCAAGAAAATATTACTCATACAAAGGAACAGTGGGTAAAGTAGCACTAAATAGGATAAAAAGAAGGTTTAACACTTCTGTAGTATATCAAAAAATCACAACAGATACAAGTGAATTCAAATACTATGAAACAGATAAGTCTGGCAATATGCAAGTAAAAAAACTTTACTTAAATCCTTTCTTGGATATGTTTAATGGAGAAATCATTAGCTATTCAATAACAACTTCCCCATCATTAGAGGTAATAATAACGCCTCTTGAAGAAGCGATAGAAAAGACTTCAGACTGCAAATATAAAAGAATCTTTCATTCGGATCAAGGCTGGGCGTATCAATTAAAACAATATACTAATAGGTTAGAAAGTGATGGAATTTTGCAGAGTATGTCAAGAAAAGGAAATTGCTTAGATAATTCCCCTATGGAAAATTTCTTTGGAATATTAAAACAAGAAATTTACTATGGTAGAACGTTTAAATCATTTAACGAACTAAAAAAGGCAATAAAAGAATATATAAAATATTACAATGAAGATAGAATAAAAGAAAAACTAGGATATTTAAGTCCTGTTGAATATAGGAAATTGAATGCAGCTTAG
- a CDS encoding DegV family protein: protein MQKIAILTDTTSDVDPSIIKEYNIVEVPLQIIYNSEVTYKDKYEKNIDDVIKDINSNTISSSLPLASDLIDKIEKIISEGYTHIIATCMSCGISGTYNLFQQILSLYSDKITYHLIDCKSCSMGMGFLIEKAVTMNESGKSFEEIVEELEKLKTKEDFFFTVDKLDYLYTSGRIKRSSKVVGNLLNIKPIITCIKKTGNLEVIDAVRGKKKVNQQILNYIIDFAANDHIDSIYIMHSNLQENADELEKVIQDYYPNVRIYKRPISSLFVIHTGPHIYGAVVTLK from the coding sequence ATGCAAAAAATTGCTATTCTAACAGATACTACATCTGATGTAGATCCATCGATTATTAAAGAATACAATATTGTAGAAGTCCCTCTTCAAATCATTTACAATTCGGAAGTTACATATAAAGATAAGTATGAAAAAAATATTGACGACGTTATAAAAGACATCAATAGTAACACTATTAGTAGTTCGCTTCCCTTAGCAAGTGATTTGATTGACAAAATAGAAAAGATCATATCAGAAGGATACACACATATTATAGCTACATGCATGAGCTGTGGAATTAGTGGTACTTATAATCTATTTCAACAAATTTTAAGCTTATACTCGGATAAAATTACATATCATTTGATAGATTGCAAGTCATGTTCAATGGGAATGGGTTTTCTAATTGAAAAAGCTGTAACAATGAATGAAAGTGGAAAAAGTTTCGAAGAAATTGTAGAAGAATTAGAAAAGCTAAAAACAAAAGAGGATTTCTTTTTTACTGTAGATAAATTAGACTATCTTTACACAAGTGGTAGAATTAAACGCTCAAGTAAAGTCGTTGGAAATCTATTAAACATTAAACCAATTATTACCTGTATCAAAAAAACCGGTAATTTGGAAGTTATCGACGCAGTAAGAGGTAAGAAAAAAGTCAACCAACAAATCCTTAATTATATAATTGACTTCGCAGCTAACGATCATATAGACAGTATATATATAATGCATTCAAATCTTCAAGAAAATGCAGATGAATTGGAAAAAGTAATACAAGATTATTATCCTAATGTTAGAATTTATAAAAGACCTATTTCTAGTCTTTTCGTTATACATACAGGTCCTCATATCTATGGAGCTGTTGTAACATTAAAATAA
- a CDS encoding sensor histidine kinase yields the protein MKRRIYTRISLVIIIALAIGLGLQTFIFYNYNKSKEETSLLRQIQYVDSISDNSRDKTITNIKKIKRINPTNRFTIIDEGGNVVYDTDTNIDSLDNHSNREEIQDARDSKIGSITRKSDSFDKNMYYVAILQGNSDILRVSCESASFLKTILDLLPYTLLILALSLILLIDINRRQIRQILDPIETIANELDDNIVNDKESKLLEQPVYNELIPFINIIRRKNDTIKKYVDELEERSTTIKTITDNMREGLILLDKNMNVLSVNKSAEFLFGASDSKYEGRPFISLNRDLKIHSAIRDVISTKTAHHINIEMQGILLSMYIAPVLDEDNINGVLLFLVDESDKIKAEKRRREFSANVSHELKSPLTSINGYAEMIENNMVSPENVSKFATIIHQEGLRLLELIDNIIKLSKLDESGDNIEKGLFNPEKIIDEIIKSNQNKLDSKQIELVTDLQENCLIYGNENLIKEMIENLVTNAIKYNKISGKIKISIFKENDKTKIICEDTGIGIAEKYQSRVFERFFVVDKSRSSQESTGLGLSIIKHIVDIHNGSITLESKLDVGTKITITI from the coding sequence ATGAAAAGAAGAATTTACACTAGAATTTCTCTTGTAATTATAATAGCTTTAGCAATTGGATTAGGTTTACAGACATTTATATTCTATAATTATAACAAATCCAAAGAAGAAACTTCCCTACTGCGTCAAATACAATACGTGGATTCTATCAGCGACAATAGTCGCGATAAGACTATTACCAATATAAAAAAGATTAAAAGAATTAATCCTACTAATCGATTTACAATAATTGATGAAGGTGGGAATGTTGTATATGATACTGATACCAATATAGATTCTTTGGATAATCACTCTAACAGAGAAGAAATACAAGATGCCAGAGATTCAAAAATTGGATCAATAACACGTAAATCTGATAGTTTTGATAAAAACATGTATTATGTAGCTATTCTTCAAGGTAATTCTGATATTCTTAGAGTAAGCTGCGAATCTGCTAGTTTTTTGAAAACTATTTTAGATTTATTACCATATACCCTATTGATATTAGCGTTATCTTTAATATTATTAATTGATATTAATAGAAGACAAATAAGACAAATATTGGATCCTATCGAAACTATTGCCAATGAATTAGATGATAACATCGTAAATGATAAAGAATCAAAATTGTTAGAACAACCTGTTTACAATGAGCTAATACCTTTTATCAATATAATTAGACGCAAGAATGATACAATAAAAAAATATGTAGATGAATTAGAAGAAAGATCCACTACAATTAAAACTATTACAGACAATATGAGAGAAGGTCTTATCTTACTTGATAAGAATATGAATGTTTTATCAGTTAATAAGTCAGCTGAGTTTTTGTTTGGTGCATCTGATTCTAAGTATGAAGGCAGACCTTTTATTTCGTTAAACAGAGATTTAAAAATTCATTCTGCTATTAGAGATGTAATATCAACTAAAACGGCGCATCATATAAATATTGAAATGCAAGGAATTCTATTATCAATGTACATTGCGCCAGTATTGGATGAAGATAACATCAACGGAGTTTTATTGTTCTTAGTAGATGAAAGTGACAAGATAAAAGCCGAAAAAAGAAGAAGAGAATTTTCAGCAAATGTTAGTCATGAATTAAAATCTCCCCTTACTTCAATTAACGGATATGCTGAAATGATAGAAAACAACATGGTTAGTCCAGAAAATGTAAGTAAGTTTGCTACAATAATACACCAAGAAGGATTGAGATTATTGGAGTTAATCGATAATATTATTAAACTTTCCAAGCTTGATGAGTCGGGAGATAACATTGAAAAAGGTTTATTCAATCCAGAAAAAATAATTGATGAAATAATCAAATCCAACCAAAATAAATTGGATAGTAAACAAATTGAGCTTGTTACAGATTTACAAGAAAATTGCTTGATATATGGAAACGAAAATTTAATTAAAGAAATGATTGAGAACTTAGTTACAAATGCAATCAAATACAACAAGATTTCAGGCAAAATTAAGATTTCAATATTCAAAGAAAATGACAAAACTAAAATAATCTGTGAGGATACTGGAATTGGTATAGCTGAAAAATACCAAAGTAGAGTGTTTGAGAGATTCTTTGTTGTTGACAAATCACGTTCTTCACAAGAATCTACAGGACTTGGACTATCAATCATCAAACACATCGTTGATATCCACAACGGATCCATTACTCTTGAATCAAAGTTAGATGTTGGAACAAAAATCACAATAACGATTTAA
- a CDS encoding response regulator transcription factor, with the protein MICCVEDDKSIRELIIYALNNEGYEAMGFGDYNEFKSTLYSSSIDLIILDIMLPGKSGLDILKEIRNNEKTKSIPVMMLTAKTTEYDKIVGLDSGADDYMIKPFSIMELLARVRALLRRSSLSKTKSKIIYKNIELDYDKRTVSVDGENVELTYKEFELLYYLLSNVGKVLTRENIMTKIWGFDFEGESRTVDVHIATLRQKLKNASSIIKTIRNLGYKAGE; encoded by the coding sequence ATGATTTGCTGTGTGGAAGATGACAAAAGCATAAGAGAACTAATTATCTACGCACTTAATAATGAAGGCTACGAAGCAATGGGATTTGGAGACTACAATGAATTCAAATCCACATTGTATTCTTCTAGCATAGATTTAATTATTTTAGACATTATGCTTCCAGGAAAAAGTGGTCTTGATATTTTAAAAGAAATAAGAAATAACGAAAAAACAAAAAGTATCCCAGTAATGATGCTTACTGCCAAGACAACGGAATACGATAAAATAGTGGGACTCGATAGTGGCGCTGATGATTATATGATAAAGCCTTTTAGTATTATGGAACTACTAGCAAGAGTCAGAGCACTACTTAGAAGATCCTCATTAAGTAAAACAAAATCGAAAATCATCTATAAAAATATTGAATTAGATTATGATAAGAGAACAGTTAGTGTTGATGGAGAAAATGTAGAATTAACTTACAAAGAATTTGAATTGTTGTATTATCTCCTATCAAATGTCGGAAAAGTTTTGACAAGAGAAAATATCATGACCAAAATTTGGGGATTTGACTTTGAAGGAGAATCACGTACAGTTGATGTTCATATAGCAACCTTGAGACAAAAACTTAAAAACGCTTCCAGCATAATCAAAACTATAAGAAATCTAGGATATAAAGCTGGTGAATGA
- the phoU gene encoding phosphate signaling complex protein PhoU, giving the protein MRKYFTHQLEELKHNLIFLGANVERQIEQSTYALETQDLEIAQKVYDSQETIYEMSKEVEDTCLRLLTTQSPVAKDLRFISSALRILSCMSKIGNHAQEISELVMLIGKSQLPKDLSMIRSMGKSAQKMLVESINAFTDDDIELANSVIKKDDEVDELFAHFMEESIELIKSGCENPEQIIDLIQVAKYIERIGDNAERIATWVIFSVTGERYEENAQ; this is encoded by the coding sequence ATGAGAAAATATTTTACGCATCAATTAGAAGAATTAAAACATAATTTAATTTTTCTTGGAGCAAATGTCGAAAGACAAATCGAACAAAGCACTTATGCTTTGGAAACTCAAGATTTAGAAATAGCACAAAAAGTTTACGATTCTCAAGAAACTATTTATGAAATGTCAAAAGAAGTTGAAGATACTTGTTTGAGACTTCTTACTACACAATCCCCTGTCGCAAAAGACTTGAGATTTATTTCATCAGCACTTAGAATTCTTTCTTGTATGAGTAAAATCGGAAACCACGCACAAGAAATTTCGGAACTTGTTATGTTGATTGGTAAATCACAACTTCCAAAAGATTTGTCAATGATAAGATCCATGGGTAAAAGTGCACAAAAGATGCTTGTAGAAAGTATCAACGCTTTTACTGATGATGATATTGAATTGGCAAATTCTGTTATAAAAAAAGATGATGAAGTCGATGAACTTTTTGCTCATTTCATGGAAGAATCCATAGAATTAATTAAATCTGGTTGTGAAAACCCTGAACAAATTATCGATTTAATTCAAGTTGCAAAATACATTGAAAGAATTGGCGATAATGCAGAAAGAATCGCAACCTGGGTAATATTCTCAGTTACTGGCGAAAGATACGAGGAAAATGCACAATGA
- the pstB gene encoding phosphate ABC transporter ATP-binding protein PstB: MSKISIKDVDLYYDDFQALKKINMEMKSNEITAFIGPSGCGKSTMLKCLNRMNDLIDGCRIEGLITLDGKDIYDKNYDVNLLRKRVGMVFQKPNPFPMSIYDNIAYGPRLHGEKNKAKLDEIVEKSLKGAAIWDEVKDNLKKNALSISGGQQQRICIARALAVEPEVLLMDEPTSALDPISTNKIEDLCQDLKSKYTIIMVTHNMQQAARISDKTAFFLTGEVIEFNNTDILFSKPEDKRTEDYITGRFG, translated from the coding sequence ATGTCTAAGATAAGTATAAAAGATGTTGATTTATATTATGATGATTTTCAAGCCCTAAAGAAAATCAACATGGAAATGAAATCAAATGAGATCACTGCTTTTATTGGACCTTCTGGTTGTGGTAAGTCTACAATGCTGAAATGTCTAAATAGAATGAACGATCTTATTGATGGATGTCGAATCGAAGGTTTAATAACTTTAGATGGCAAAGACATATACGATAAAAATTACGATGTAAACTTGTTAAGAAAAAGAGTTGGGATGGTTTTTCAAAAACCTAATCCATTCCCTATGTCTATTTATGATAATATAGCTTACGGTCCAAGATTACACGGAGAAAAAAATAAGGCAAAATTAGATGAAATTGTAGAAAAATCTTTAAAAGGTGCAGCAATCTGGGATGAAGTAAAAGATAATTTGAAAAAGAACGCACTTTCAATCTCAGGTGGTCAACAACAAAGAATTTGTATTGCAAGAGCGTTGGCTGTTGAACCTGAAGTGTTACTAATGGATGAACCTACATCAGCTCTTGACCCTATCTCAACTAATAAAATTGAAGATTTATGCCAAGATTTGAAGTCAAAATATACTATAATAATGGTAACTCACAATATGCAACAAGCTGCTCGTATTTCAGATAAGACAGCATTTTTCTTGACAGGTGAAGTTATAGAATTTAATAATACTGATATACTGTTCTCAAAACCTGAGGATAAAAGAACAGAAGATTATATTACTGGTAGATTCGGTTAA
- the pstA gene encoding phosphate ABC transporter permease PstA — protein sequence MENNSIDVTTNSLRNLRKNKTKSIIIKGFIYLMAFITLAVLFYLIIYMLVNGIPHLKPSMFSNHYTSKNVSMMPSIKTTVLLVLLTLLIASPIGIFTAIYLSEYSKKTSKVVTLIRLATETLSGIPSIVYGLFGMLLFVMRLKFRYSLISGVLTMFIMVLPLIIRASEQALLSIDDELRAGSYALGAGKLYTIRKVLLPVAMPGIMAGIILSIGRVVGETAALMFTLGTDPRVPTSLFQSGRSLALHMYVLSSEGFHVEESYATGVVLVILVLIINIVSNLIGKKLTKGSK from the coding sequence ATGGAAAATAATTCTATTGATGTAACTACAAATAGTTTGAGAAATTTAAGAAAAAATAAAACAAAAAGTATAATCATTAAAGGTTTTATTTATTTGATGGCTTTTATTACTTTAGCTGTATTGTTTTATTTAATTATTTACATGTTAGTTAATGGTATTCCCCATTTGAAACCTAGCATGTTTTCAAACCACTATACTTCTAAGAACGTATCAATGATGCCTTCAATTAAAACTACTGTTTTGTTAGTTTTATTGACATTATTAATTGCAAGTCCTATCGGAATATTTACAGCAATTTATTTATCTGAATATTCCAAGAAAACCTCGAAAGTAGTAACTCTTATTCGACTTGCAACAGAAACATTATCTGGTATTCCATCAATTGTTTATGGTTTATTCGGTATGTTGTTATTCGTTATGAGATTAAAGTTCAGGTATTCGTTGATATCTGGTGTTCTTACAATGTTCATAATGGTGCTTCCATTAATAATTAGAGCCAGTGAACAAGCTTTATTATCAATCGATGACGAATTAAGAGCTGGAAGTTATGCATTGGGAGCTGGAAAGTTGTATACTATAAGAAAGGTATTACTTCCTGTAGCAATGCCTGGAATTATGGCAGGTATAATCCTTTCTATAGGAAGAGTTGTAGGAGAAACAGCCGCTTTGATGTTTACATTGGGAACAGATCCTCGTGTACCTACTAGCTTATTCCAATCTGGAAGAAGTTTAGCGTTACACATGTATGTGTTATCTTCTGAAGGATTCCATGTAGAAGAATCTTATGCAACTGGCGTTGTGTTGGTAATTTTAGTTTTAATAATAAATATAGTTTCCAATTTAATAGGAAAAAAATTGACGAAAGGAAGTAAATAA
- the pstC gene encoding phosphate ABC transporter permease subunit PstC translates to MKKKYLSESIMKYVFLVSALTSIFAIVLICFFIFGESMPFIKKVGLTNFIFGKDWAPVDVPAQFGILPMIIGSIYVTIGSIIIGVPIGIFTAIYLAKFCPKKLYNFLRPCIDLMAGIPSIVYGFFALMVIVPMIRKAFGGTGMNIVTASILLGIMILPTIITLSESAINTVVDSYYEGSIALGASHELAVMGVVVPAAKSGILSSVILGIGRAIGETMAVYLVAGNQPVIAKSIFSGTRTMTTNIVLDMAYASGAHRDALIATAMVLFVFILLINLAFNLIKRGVNNGK, encoded by the coding sequence ATGAAAAAGAAATATTTATCTGAATCAATAATGAAATACGTATTTTTAGTATCAGCATTGACTTCTATTTTTGCGATTGTTTTAATATGTTTTTTCATTTTTGGTGAATCAATGCCTTTTATAAAGAAAGTTGGCTTAACTAATTTTATATTTGGTAAGGATTGGGCTCCGGTCGATGTCCCTGCCCAATTCGGTATACTTCCAATGATTATCGGTAGTATTTATGTAACTATTGGCTCCATAATTATAGGAGTACCAATTGGAATTTTCACAGCGATTTATCTTGCAAAATTCTGTCCAAAAAAATTATATAATTTTTTGAGACCTTGTATTGATTTAATGGCTGGTATTCCATCCATCGTTTATGGTTTCTTCGCCTTAATGGTTATAGTTCCAATGATTAGAAAAGCTTTTGGAGGAACTGGTATGAACATAGTCACAGCTTCTATTCTTCTAGGAATTATGATTTTACCGACGATAATCACTTTATCTGAAAGTGCAATAAATACTGTTGTAGATTCTTATTATGAAGGAAGTATTGCACTTGGAGCTAGTCACGAATTAGCCGTAATGGGAGTTGTAGTTCCTGCTGCAAAATCAGGTATATTATCATCAGTTATACTTGGAATCGGACGTGCCATCGGAGAAACAATGGCAGTTTATTTAGTTGCAGGAAATCAACCTGTAATAGCAAAAAGTATATTCTCAGGAACGCGTACTATGACAACTAACATCGTATTGGACATGGCTTATGCGTCTGGTGCTCATAGAGATGCTTTGATTGCAACTGCGATGGTATTATTCGTATTTATACTTTTAATAAATCTAGCATTTAATTTGATTAAAAGAGGTGTAAATAATGGAAAATAA
- a CDS encoding substrate-binding domain-containing protein, protein MKIKKFMLVAMMLVFGVFMVACAKQDDGKTSDNSNKTETTSTDSKSNESAGGEIHVVSRENGSGTRGAFTEITKILEKGADGKEQDKTVSSAIVQNSTNAVMMTVGQDKDAIGYISLGSLNDKVNAVKINGVEATSENVQKGDYKISRPFNIAYKGELKPLPKDFLDYILSKEGQEIVKKEGYEQLPEEAKAYNKNSQKGKIVVAGSTSVSPLMEKLAESYKAMYPEVEIEIQSTGSSAGMNSAIEGVCDIGMASRELKDKEKEQLKAQPIAIDGIAVIVNKENTKATDLTLEQIKDIFTGKVKSWSEISK, encoded by the coding sequence TTGAAAATCAAAAAATTTATGTTAGTTGCTATGATGCTAGTATTCGGAGTATTCATGGTAGCATGTGCAAAACAAGATGATGGAAAAACATCAGACAACTCAAACAAAACAGAAACTACTTCTACAGATTCTAAATCAAACGAAAGTGCTGGAGGAGAAATTCACGTAGTATCAAGAGAAAATGGTTCAGGTACTAGAGGAGCTTTTACAGAAATCACTAAAATCTTAGAAAAAGGTGCTGACGGTAAAGAACAAGACAAAACAGTTTCTTCTGCAATCGTACAAAACAGTACTAACGCAGTTATGATGACTGTAGGTCAAGACAAAGACGCTATTGGATATATTTCATTAGGTTCATTAAACGACAAAGTTAACGCAGTAAAAATCAACGGTGTTGAAGCAACTTCTGAAAATGTTCAAAAAGGAGACTACAAAATCTCAAGACCTTTTAACATTGCTTACAAAGGAGAATTAAAACCACTTCCAAAAGATTTCTTAGATTATATTCTTTCAAAAGAAGGACAAGAAATTGTTAAAAAAGAAGGTTATGAACAACTTCCTGAAGAAGCTAAAGCTTACAACAAAAATTCTCAAAAAGGTAAAATCGTAGTTGCAGGTTCAACTTCAGTTTCTCCATTAATGGAAAAATTAGCAGAAAGCTACAAAGCAATGTATCCAGAAGTAGAAATCGAAATCCAATCAACAGGATCTTCAGCTGGTATGAACTCAGCTATTGAAGGTGTATGTGATATCGGAATGGCTTCAAGAGAATTAAAAGACAAAGAAAAAGAACAATTAAAAGCTCAACCTATCGCAATCGATGGTATAGCAGTTATAGTAAACAAAGAAAATACAAAAGCAACAGATTTAACTCTAGAACAAATAAAAGATATCTTCACTGGTAAAGTTAAATCTTGGTCTGAAATTTCTAAATAA
- a CDS encoding asparaginase, with amino-acid sequence MKKLLLITTGGTIASVATDKGLAPGLQAKDILEYVKFKKFDFELDTISLFSIDSTDIKPKHWLHIKQTIKENYNKYDGFVITHGTDTLAYTASALGYLIQKSPKPIVITGAQKSISNDITDAKNNLIDALIFASKEKSHGVNIVFNGKVICGNRARKVRTKSFDAFDSINYPLIAIIHDGKVLRYIDDKSDNTVEFYDKLDDSVYLLKLIPSMRADILEDIFEKYDCIIVESYGVGGMPVGISEEFLRLMDRYSTNKIIVMTTQVPQEGSDIGVYQVGMRIREKLDVLESKDMTLESVVCKMMYVMGKHNRDIQKIQDEFYSIINHDISIIE; translated from the coding sequence ATGAAAAAATTACTATTAATTACAACTGGAGGAACTATAGCTTCCGTTGCTACAGATAAAGGATTAGCACCAGGTCTTCAAGCAAAAGATATATTAGAATATGTAAAATTTAAGAAATTTGATTTTGAATTGGATACAATAAGTTTGTTCAGTATTGATTCAACAGACATAAAACCAAAGCATTGGCTACATATCAAACAAACTATAAAAGAAAATTACAATAAATACGATGGGTTTGTAATAACACACGGTACAGATACTTTGGCTTATACCGCATCTGCGTTAGGGTATTTAATTCAAAAAAGTCCGAAACCAATTGTAATAACAGGTGCTCAAAAATCAATTTCAAATGATATTACAGATGCAAAGAATAATTTAATAGACGCATTGATATTTGCTAGTAAAGAAAAATCACACGGTGTCAATATAGTGTTCAATGGAAAAGTTATTTGTGGAAACAGAGCTAGAAAAGTTAGAACAAAAAGTTTTGATGCATTCGATTCTATTAATTATCCACTGATTGCAATAATTCACGATGGAAAAGTTTTAAGATACATTGATGATAAATCAGATAATACTGTAGAATTTTACGACAAACTAGATGACAGCGTATATTTGTTGAAATTAATTCCATCAATGAGAGCAGATATATTAGAAGATATTTTCGAAAAATACGACTGTATTATCGTAGAAAGTTATGGAGTGGGTGGAATGCCTGTAGGAATATCTGAAGAATTTCTAAGATTAATGGATCGATACTCAACTAATAAAATTATTGTAATGACAACTCAAGTTCCACAAGAAGGCTCAGATATTGGAGTATACCAAGTTGGTATGAGAATCAGAGAAAAGTTAGATGTATTGGAATCCAAAGATATGACATTAGAATCAGTTGTGTGTAAAATGATGTATGTTATGGGAAAACACAACAGAGATATTCAAAAAATTCAAGACGAATTTTACTCAATTATAAATCATGATATTTCAATAATAGAATAA